One Sphingomonas sp. SUN039 genomic window carries:
- a CDS encoding isocitrate lyase/phosphoenolpyruvate mutase family protein, with protein sequence MTDWAPRRAAFRALHATGCFVLPNPWDIGSARRLEKLGFAAIASSSSAAALALGLTDYQIDFEQCLDHLTMLVGATDLPVNADFENGFADAPEDVAANVARAIATGVAGLSVEDQHGGTLYPLDLAVERIAAARAAINASGEDVMLVARTEGRLWGLSTAQEAVDRLVAYAAAGADCLYAPGVTHIDEIAAQVRAVAPKPLNVLIMNAGMRVADLAAVGVRRVSVGGALANAAWKAFDETAAELAEQQEVN encoded by the coding sequence ATGACCGACTGGGCACCCCGCCGCGCGGCGTTCCGCGCACTTCATGCAACAGGCTGTTTCGTCCTGCCCAACCCATGGGACATCGGCAGCGCGCGACGGTTGGAAAAGCTCGGCTTTGCGGCGATTGCCTCGTCAAGTTCGGCCGCTGCGTTGGCTCTGGGGCTGACCGACTACCAGATCGATTTCGAACAATGTCTCGATCACCTGACGATGCTGGTAGGCGCGACCGACCTGCCCGTGAACGCCGATTTCGAGAACGGCTTTGCCGATGCGCCCGAGGATGTCGCCGCCAATGTGGCCCGCGCGATTGCCACAGGCGTTGCCGGGCTGTCGGTCGAGGACCAGCACGGCGGCACGCTTTACCCGCTCGACCTCGCCGTGGAACGCATTGCCGCAGCACGCGCCGCGATCAATGCTTCGGGCGAGGACGTGATGCTGGTCGCGCGTACCGAGGGGCGGTTGTGGGGCTTGTCGACCGCCCAAGAAGCCGTCGACCGCCTCGTCGCCTATGCTGCGGCGGGTGCCGACTGTCTCTACGCGCCCGGCGTGACCCACATCGACGAGATCGCCGCACAAGTCCGTGCCGTCGCGCCGAAGCCGCTCAACGTCCTGATCATGAACGCGGGGATGCGCGTCGCCGATCTGGCAGCAGTCGGGGTGCGGCGGGTCAGTGTGGGTGGCGCGCTTGCGAATGCGGCGTGGAAGGCGTTTGATGAGACGGCGGCAGAGCTGGCAGAGCAGCAGGAGGTCAATTAG
- a CDS encoding peroxiredoxin, with protein sequence MTDVGSMAPDAAFDLADGTRSSIAAYRGKPLVLYFYPKDDTPGCTNEAKAFSALMPDFAKAGVAVVGASKDSVKSHAKFIAKYDLKVALAADADGSLCEAFGTWVEKSMYGRQYMGIERATFLIEADGRIAAVWRKVKVPGHAESVLAAATALTA encoded by the coding sequence ATGACGGATGTTGGATCGATGGCTCCCGACGCGGCTTTCGACCTTGCCGATGGCACGCGGTCGAGCATTGCCGCCTATCGCGGCAAACCGCTGGTGCTGTATTTCTATCCCAAGGACGACACGCCCGGCTGTACCAACGAAGCCAAGGCGTTCAGTGCGCTGATGCCAGATTTCGCGAAGGCCGGGGTCGCCGTCGTTGGCGCGTCGAAGGACAGCGTGAAAAGCCACGCCAAATTTATCGCTAAATACGATCTGAAGGTGGCGCTGGCCGCCGATGCCGACGGCAGCCTGTGCGAGGCGTTCGGCACCTGGGTCGAAAAATCGATGTACGGTCGGCAGTATATGGGCATCGAACGGGCGACATTCCTGATCGAGGCCGATGGACGAATCGCAGCAGTGTGGCGCAAGGTCAAAGTGCCCGGACATGCCGAATCGGTGCTTGCCGCAGCGACCGCGCTGACAGCGTAG
- a CDS encoding exodeoxyribonuclease III yields the protein MRIATYNVNGIKARLPRLIEWLGEQQPDVVCLQELKSSDETIPVADIEAAGYRGIWRGQKGFNGVAILSRGDAPVEVQKGLEGEPEDEHSRYIETDVMGVRIASIYLPNGNPQPGPKFDYKLRWMDRLNARAAELLALEMPVVLAGDYNVVPTEADIWSPNGLAGDALVQPESRAAFRRLSAQGWTDALKTRHPAAKMWTFWDYQMNAWPRDAGFRIDHLMLSPEAADRLVDAGVDREHRGREKASDHAPTWVVLR from the coding sequence GTGCGGATCGCCACTTATAATGTGAATGGCATCAAGGCGCGGCTGCCGCGCCTGATCGAATGGCTTGGCGAGCAACAGCCCGATGTGGTCTGCCTGCAGGAACTGAAATCGAGCGACGAGACGATCCCCGTCGCCGACATCGAGGCCGCCGGTTATCGCGGCATCTGGCGCGGTCAAAAGGGCTTTAACGGGGTTGCGATCCTGTCGCGCGGCGATGCGCCGGTCGAGGTGCAAAAAGGGCTGGAGGGCGAGCCCGAGGACGAGCACAGCCGCTATATCGAGACCGATGTGATGGGGGTCCGCATCGCCAGTATTTACCTCCCCAACGGCAATCCGCAGCCGGGACCGAAGTTCGATTACAAGCTGCGCTGGATGGACCGGCTGAACGCCCGCGCGGCGGAACTGCTGGCGCTGGAAATGCCGGTGGTGCTGGCGGGCGACTACAACGTCGTCCCGACCGAAGCCGACATTTGGTCGCCGAACGGGCTGGCGGGCGATGCGCTGGTCCAGCCCGAAAGCCGCGCCGCCTTCCGGCGACTAAGCGCACAGGGGTGGACCGACGCGCTCAAGACGCGCCATCCAGCGGCGAAGATGTGGACGTTCTGGGATTACCAGATGAACGCCTGGCCACGCGATGCGGGCTTCCGCATCGATCACCTGATGTTGTCGCCCGAAGCCGCAGACCGGTTGGTGGATGCGGGTGTGGACCGGGAACATCGGGGCCGCGAAAAAGCGAGCGACCATGCACCGACTTGGGTGGTGTTGAGGTGA
- a CDS encoding N-acetyltransferase yields MALPVGHCQCCHPRAAPQRLSPAQPETFELVDIRPVTTAADRKAFVELPYRLYANDPNWVPPLKSEVHGMLVPAKNPWFEHGEAQLFLAEAGGRVTGRISAHIDHLALSQPVEQGMGPGTGMWGWFEAEDAATSQALISAAENWLRAKGMTKSMGPFSFSYWDEVGLLIEGFDHPPTVMMAFNAAPYQSWVEGAGYAGVQDLFTYALPIADGFPEIVNRVVASGERSPRINIRRVDKSKFDAEAAIIIGILNDAWSDNWGFVPFTPKEIEYAGKKLKPLVFNDLIRIAEIEGEPAAFMMTIPDMNEELIKYGGNLLPFNWAKLLWWLRKPQSRTMRVPLMGVLKKYQASRVASQLAMMLIEFIRRDAVARYGTQRGEFGWVLSSNGPMRSVGEAVGGKVNKVYRIYEKAL; encoded by the coding sequence ATGGCATTGCCAGTAGGGCATTGCCAATGTTGCCATCCGCGCGCCGCCCCGCAAAGGCTGTCCCCCGCGCAACCGGAGACTTTCGAATTGGTCGATATCCGCCCCGTCACGACCGCCGCCGACCGTAAGGCGTTCGTCGAACTGCCCTATCGCCTGTACGCGAACGATCCCAATTGGGTGCCGCCGTTGAAGAGCGAAGTGCACGGGATGCTGGTCCCGGCAAAGAACCCCTGGTTCGAGCACGGCGAAGCACAATTGTTTCTCGCCGAAGCCGGGGGCCGCGTCACGGGCCGCATTTCCGCGCATATCGACCATCTCGCGCTGTCGCAGCCGGTCGAGCAGGGCATGGGGCCGGGCACCGGCATGTGGGGCTGGTTCGAGGCCGAGGATGCCGCAACCTCCCAAGCCCTGATCTCCGCTGCCGAAAATTGGCTCCGCGCCAAGGGAATGACCAAATCGATGGGGCCGTTCAGCTTTTCCTATTGGGACGAGGTCGGGCTGCTGATCGAGGGATTCGACCATCCGCCCACCGTGATGATGGCGTTCAACGCCGCGCCCTATCAGAGCTGGGTCGAGGGGGCAGGCTATGCCGGGGTGCAAGACCTGTTCACCTACGCCCTGCCGATTGCCGACGGGTTTCCCGAAATCGTCAACCGGGTCGTGGCATCGGGCGAGCGCAGTCCGCGCATCAACATCCGCCGCGTCGACAAAAGCAAATTCGACGCCGAGGCCGCGATCATCATCGGCATCCTCAACGATGCGTGGAGCGACAATTGGGGCTTCGTACCCTTCACGCCGAAAGAGATCGAATATGCGGGCAAAAAGCTGAAGCCGCTGGTTTTCAACGACCTCATCCGTATCGCCGAAATCGAGGGCGAGCCCGCTGCCTTCATGATGACCATTCCGGACATGAACGAGGAACTGATAAAATACGGTGGCAACCTGTTGCCGTTCAACTGGGCCAAATTGCTCTGGTGGCTGCGAAAACCGCAGTCGCGCACGATGCGCGTGCCCCTGATGGGGGTACTCAAGAAATATCAGGCGTCACGCGTCGCCAGCCAGCTCGCCATGATGCTGATCGAATTCATCCGCCGCGACGCTGTCGCCAGATACGGCACACAACGCGGCGAATTCGGCTGGGTGCTGTCGTCGAACGGGCCTATGCGCTCGGTCGGCGAAGCCGTCGGGGGCAAGGTCAACAAGGTCTATCGCATCTACGAAAAGGCGCTTTGA
- a CDS encoding TA system VapC family ribonuclease toxin, with the protein MSRALLDVNVLLALLDPMHIDHERAQDWFADARFDGWATCPITQNGYLRIATQPGYTNPVSVADAIDLLDHFTSQSAHEFWPASGSLLDRAFCDVLKIPSHRHMTDTYLLALARHHGGRLATLDRRLNINAVAEGSQHLTIIG; encoded by the coding sequence ATGAGTCGGGCCTTGCTCGACGTTAACGTCCTGCTTGCGCTTCTCGACCCGATGCACATCGACCACGAGCGGGCTCAGGACTGGTTCGCCGATGCGAGGTTCGACGGATGGGCCACCTGTCCCATCACCCAAAACGGGTATCTGCGGATTGCAACCCAGCCGGGCTACACAAATCCGGTGTCGGTTGCCGATGCCATCGATTTGCTCGACCATTTTACTTCGCAATCGGCGCATGAATTCTGGCCGGCGAGCGGGTCGTTGCTTGATCGGGCCTTTTGCGACGTCCTCAAGATTCCGTCGCACCGCCACATGACCGATACATATTTGCTCGCCTTGGCCCGACATCACGGCGGTCGATTGGCGACGCTGGATCGACGGTTGAACATCAATGCTGTGGCCGAAGGCTCGCAGCATCTGACGATAATCGGTTAG
- a CDS encoding sigma-70 family RNA polymerase sigma factor: MRKPDSGFDREAERIALSDDEFKAELALVVPQLRAFGRSLSGNRDLADDLVQETLMKAWAARARFQAGTNMRAWTFIILRNLFLSQMRRSRFTGEWDDLTADRLLAAPAGQDRQVELGDVQRALQHLPQSQREALILVGAGGFAYEEAAEICGVAVGTIKSRVARGRVALEALMTGNELESRASYERGPHSALDTIMAEVEHLSQPQNG; the protein is encoded by the coding sequence ATGCGGAAGCCCGATTCGGGCTTCGACCGGGAAGCCGAGCGGATTGCGCTCTCCGACGACGAGTTCAAGGCGGAGCTGGCACTGGTCGTTCCGCAATTGCGCGCGTTCGGCCGGTCGCTGTCGGGCAACCGCGACCTCGCGGACGATCTGGTCCAGGAAACGCTGATGAAGGCTTGGGCCGCGCGCGCGCGCTTTCAGGCGGGCACGAACATGCGCGCCTGGACCTTCATCATCCTCCGCAACCTGTTCCTGTCGCAGATGCGCCGCTCGCGCTTTACCGGTGAGTGGGACGATCTGACTGCAGACCGGTTGCTCGCGGCACCGGCGGGACAGGACCGGCAAGTCGAGTTGGGCGATGTCCAGCGCGCACTGCAGCATCTGCCGCAGTCGCAGCGGGAAGCCCTGATCCTCGTCGGTGCCGGCGGGTTTGCCTATGAAGAGGCCGCCGAAATTTGCGGCGTCGCGGTCGGGACGATCAAAAGCCGCGTCGCGCGCGGGCGGGTCGCACTCGAGGCGCTGATGACCGGCAACGAACTCGAATCGCGGGCAAGCTACGAGCGCGGCCCGCACAGCGCGCTCGACACGATCATGGCCGAGGTCGAGCACCTGAGCCAGCCGCAGAACGGCTGA
- the lptG gene encoding LPS export ABC transporter permease LptG gives MAKLFLTRSFAVLALLVLVLQALDLLGESDKILAHPGNGQAQILQYISLRAPGIIQRFLPFSVLLGTLIAFMQLNQNSEVIAMKAAGLSAHQVLAPFMVASLFVAVVAFVFNERIVSRASATLSKWEAVEFGPIPDARGGVTNVWVRDGDDLIHADIANGRGAGTRLTNVSVYDRSGGVLKSLVEADSAKPMAGGWELDNTRVFDVAAGTRKALGTVRVAQGVRPDQFTLSSVDPLGLSYTELGTAIDDLDIAGRPTASLKANLLHKISGPLSTVLMPLLAAVAAFGLARSGKLFVRAVIGMALGFAYFVADNFGLAMGNLGAYPPLLAAWGPFVLFLALGEAVLIRTEE, from the coding sequence ATGGCCAAGCTGTTCCTGACGCGCAGCTTCGCCGTGCTGGCGCTGCTCGTGCTGGTGCTGCAGGCGCTCGACCTGCTCGGGGAGAGCGACAAGATTCTGGCGCATCCCGGCAACGGACAGGCGCAGATCCTGCAATATATCTCGCTGCGTGCGCCCGGCATCATCCAGCGGTTCCTGCCGTTCTCGGTCCTGCTCGGCACGCTGATCGCGTTCATGCAGCTGAACCAGAACAGCGAGGTCATTGCGATGAAGGCCGCCGGCCTCTCCGCGCATCAGGTGCTGGCCCCGTTCATGGTGGCCAGCCTGTTCGTCGCCGTCGTCGCTTTCGTGTTCAACGAGCGCATTGTTTCGCGGGCCTCGGCGACGCTGTCGAAATGGGAGGCGGTCGAATTCGGGCCGATCCCCGACGCGCGCGGCGGCGTGACCAACGTCTGGGTCCGCGACGGCGACGACCTGATCCATGCCGATATTGCCAACGGGCGTGGCGCGGGGACGCGACTGACCAACGTGTCGGTGTACGACCGGTCGGGCGGTGTCCTGAAATCGCTGGTCGAGGCCGACAGCGCCAAACCGATGGCGGGTGGCTGGGAACTCGACAACACGCGCGTGTTCGACGTGGCGGCGGGAACGCGCAAAGCGCTCGGCACGGTCCGCGTCGCGCAAGGGGTGCGTCCCGACCAGTTCACCCTGTCGTCGGTCGACCCGCTGGGGCTCTCCTATACCGAACTGGGTACCGCTATCGACGACCTCGACATCGCAGGGCGACCGACGGCATCGTTAAAGGCCAATTTGCTGCACAAGATATCGGGTCCGCTGTCGACCGTCCTCATGCCGCTGCTGGCAGCCGTCGCCGCCTTCGGGCTCGCGCGCTCGGGAAAGCTGTTCGTGCGCGCCGTCATCGGCATGGCGCTGGGCTTTGCCTATTTCGTTGCCGACAATTTCGGGCTGGCGATGGGCAATCTCGGTGCCTATCCGCCGTTGCTGGCCGCATGGGGACCGTTCGTGCTGTTCCTCGCGCTCGGTGAGGCCGTGCTGATCCGCACGGAGGAATAG
- a CDS encoding peptidoglycan DD-metalloendopeptidase family protein: MSALRTKLRTKFRSRDLFFHDGSTMRRVHVSTKIQVAGATAGATTLTLAMLSIAQLAVSAPAVAGAMSAAVSRDAAVARMNAKVASMEAEMATIRTAAADHAKRLEQRQAMLDAMVTGKGAMPASVPATATPASPVLGAVLAPLASAEGHQNQLAGRLAAATDARYQATASALGRLGIDASRFHQVAGAMGGPYEPMPSGGTAPAAKGQPDPAFRALFQSWKRLEQLQQGIVAIPSQRPVDAVTFTSGFGVRSDPFRGGAAMHAGVDIPGPMGTPIYATADGVVARGEWANGYGNLVELDHGKGIQTRYGHLSAILVQPGTRVTRGQLIARMGSTGRSTGSHLHYEVRLDGHAVNPMPFLQSASYLVAMQTRGNVAVGGPKGE, translated from the coding sequence GTGTCCGCGCTCCGCACGAAACTACGCACGAAATTCCGGTCACGCGATCTGTTTTTCCATGACGGCAGCACGATGCGCCGCGTCCATGTTTCGACGAAAATCCAGGTCGCCGGTGCAACTGCCGGTGCGACGACCCTGACGCTTGCCATGCTTTCGATCGCACAGCTTGCGGTCAGCGCGCCTGCCGTGGCCGGGGCCATGAGCGCCGCCGTGTCGCGCGATGCCGCCGTTGCCCGGATGAATGCCAAGGTCGCGTCGATGGAGGCCGAGATGGCGACCATCCGCACCGCCGCCGCCGATCATGCCAAGCGCCTTGAACAGCGTCAGGCGATGCTCGACGCCATGGTAACCGGCAAGGGTGCGATGCCCGCGTCGGTGCCCGCGACAGCGACGCCCGCATCGCCCGTGCTGGGTGCCGTGCTAGCCCCGCTCGCTTCGGCTGAGGGGCATCAGAACCAGCTCGCCGGTCGCCTCGCGGCGGCAACCGATGCGCGCTATCAGGCGACGGCATCGGCGCTCGGACGGCTCGGCATCGATGCCAGCCGTTTCCATCAGGTGGCGGGAGCCATGGGTGGCCCGTACGAGCCGATGCCCAGCGGTGGCACGGCCCCGGCGGCCAAGGGTCAGCCCGACCCCGCGTTCCGTGCGCTGTTCCAGTCGTGGAAGCGCCTCGAGCAGCTTCAGCAGGGCATTGTCGCCATTCCGTCGCAGCGTCCGGTCGATGCGGTGACGTTCACCAGCGGCTTCGGTGTCCGTAGCGATCCGTTCCGCGGCGGTGCCGCGATGCACGCTGGCGTCGATATTCCCGGACCGATGGGCACACCGATTTATGCGACCGCCGATGGTGTGGTGGCACGCGGCGAATGGGCGAATGGCTATGGCAACCTCGTCGAACTCGACCATGGCAAGGGCATCCAGACCCGCTACGGCCATCTCTCGGCGATCCTCGTCCAGCCCGGCACGCGGGTGACGCGCGGCCAGCTGATCGCGCGCATGGGATCGACCGGGCGTTCGACCGGTTCGCACCTCCATTATGAAGTGCGCCTCGACGGCCATGCGGTGAACCCGATGCCGTTCCTGCAATCGGCGAGCTATCTCGTCGCGATGCAGACACGCGGCAATGTCGCGGTGGGCGGTCCCAAGGGCGAGTAG
- a CDS encoding fatty acid desaturase family protein, translated as MDNATILDRAIDAPDTLASARAARLRLPDDTAMLRTAAEIARDLQVAKPVVYWADFLGSAVVGYAALYGAVVLGGGWAVMAGILAVLALYRAMSFIHEVTHIKHSALPGFRLGYNLVIGVPLLIPSFMYEGVHNLHHTRVRYGTVDDPEYLPLALMKPWTLPVFVAVAALAPVGLLLRYAVLSPLSLVIPPLRAAVVARYSGLAINPAFRRRPAEGEARSLWVRLEIACSLWAITLLALVATGTMPLATFGVVLAIASGVAVLNQVRTLVAHLWENDGEPMTVTAQYLDTVNVPPPALLPALWAPVGLRYHALHHLMPSLPYHALGEAHRRLTAALDAESPYHKGSYAGLPGLVGRLAASTKGRR; from the coding sequence ATGGACAATGCAACGATCCTCGACAGGGCAATTGATGCCCCTGACACGCTCGCCAGCGCACGGGCGGCGCGTCTGCGCCTGCCCGACGATACGGCGATGCTGCGGACGGCGGCGGAAATCGCGCGCGACCTGCAGGTGGCAAAGCCCGTAGTTTACTGGGCGGATTTCCTGGGATCGGCGGTTGTTGGCTATGCGGCGCTTTATGGCGCGGTCGTGCTGGGCGGGGGCTGGGCCGTGATGGCGGGCATCCTGGCGGTGCTTGCGCTGTACCGGGCGATGAGCTTCATCCACGAAGTCACCCATATCAAGCACAGTGCGCTGCCCGGATTTCGCCTCGGCTATAACCTCGTCATCGGGGTGCCGTTGCTGATCCCCTCATTCATGTATGAGGGCGTCCACAACCTGCACCATACCCGGGTGCGTTACGGCACGGTCGACGATCCCGAATATCTGCCGCTCGCGCTGATGAAGCCATGGACCTTGCCGGTGTTCGTCGCTGTTGCAGCCCTCGCGCCGGTCGGGCTGTTGCTGCGCTATGCGGTGCTGAGCCCCCTGTCGCTCGTCATTCCACCGCTGCGCGCGGCGGTGGTGGCGCGCTATTCGGGACTGGCGATCAATCCTGCGTTCCGCCGTCGTCCGGCCGAGGGCGAGGCGCGGAGCTTGTGGGTGCGGCTCGAAATTGCGTGCAGCCTCTGGGCGATTACGCTGCTCGCGCTGGTTGCGACCGGCACGATGCCGCTGGCGACATTCGGGGTCGTGCTTGCCATCGCGTCGGGCGTTGCGGTGCTGAACCAGGTTCGCACGCTGGTCGCCCATCTGTGGGAGAACGATGGCGAGCCGATGACGGTGACGGCGCAGTATCTCGACACGGTCAACGTACCGCCGCCCGCGCTGTTGCCCGCGCTCTGGGCCCCCGTCGGCTTGCGCTACCATGCGCTGCATCACCTGATGCCGAGCCTGCCCTATCATGCGCTGGGCGAGGCACATCGTCGGCTGACGGCGGCACTTGATGCAGAGTCGCCCTATCACAAGGGCAGCTATGCGGGGTTGCCGGGCTTGGTGGGACGACTGGCGGCCAGCACGAAGGGCCGACGTTAG
- the erpA gene encoding iron-sulfur cluster insertion protein ErpA, whose translation MNTVDLTEAAARRVATIAAKQGKPALLRLSVEGGGCSGFQYKFGLADAPDADDSIATRDGVSLVVDPVSLDLIAGAEVDYVESLSGAAFRVTNPNAASGCGCGSSFSI comes from the coding sequence ATGAACACCGTCGATCTTACCGAAGCCGCCGCGCGCCGCGTGGCGACTATCGCCGCCAAGCAGGGCAAACCTGCGCTGTTGCGCCTGTCGGTCGAAGGCGGCGGATGTTCGGGTTTCCAGTACAAGTTCGGCCTGGCCGATGCCCCCGATGCTGATGACAGCATCGCGACGCGCGACGGTGTGTCGCTGGTGGTCGATCCGGTCAGTCTCGATCTCATTGCGGGTGCCGAGGTCGATTATGTCGAATCGCTCAGCGGGGCTGCGTTCCGCGTGACCAACCCCAATGCGGCGAGCGGGTGCGGCTGCGGGTCGAGTTTCTCGATCTAG
- a CDS encoding bifunctional [glutamine synthetase] adenylyltransferase/[glutamine synthetase]-adenylyl-L-tyrosine phosphorylase → MSAVDDAVARAEAASPFLRQLIVTHADIVAAARVDPDAALALAAEPGEGDTARQLRRMRGRHLLAIALADLSGAWPLETSVGALSDFADRALDIAIAEAIRGHVPDATVQGLAVIALGKHGSRELNYSSDIDPIFIYDPATLPHRAREEPGEAAVRIVRRVVDLLQTRDGDGFVFRVDLRLRPACEATPIALPVDAAVAHYESSALAWERAAFIRARAAAGDVGLGQRFLDTIQPFVWRRSLDFGAIGDLRALTRSIRSHHKGQMFGPGYDLKRGRGGIREVEFYAQIHQLIHGGRDPALRDGATLPALSALAKAGWIGGDEAAMLGDAYRLYRTIEHRLQMIDDRQTHSLPVDQAALDDVARLHGLAAGDELLDLLRGPVAAVGEAYDALDGETEGRPTSDTTGGAELAGFADPEAAAARIERWRSGGVRAIRSPAAVSAFEELLPDILADLARAPDPDAALARLDIVLGRLSSGINLFRLLDAQPAVRALLVDILSHAPTLADALALQPALIDRLIDRTALGPVPGTTALAVEMASGRATDTETLLDRVRHIVGEYRFALGTQIVEGASDPIDVAAGYGRLAEAAIAVVADRIIADFEAAHGRVTGCEFVIFALGRMGGGLLTHASDLDLVYLFTGDFSGESDGARPLGATHYFNRLGQRLTAALSVPTAAGGLYEIDTRLRPSGTQGPLVTTVESLARYQRESAWTWEHMALARARPVYGSAAARAALADIVTATLRQPRDRAVLLADVVKMRGDIATHKPPAGPFDVKLGTGGLVDLEFAVHFAQLANGAGLSPDLRVAIDALAVTGLVEPALGEAHDLLTRLLVTLRLVAPDLGEPVPASRDLVARACGATEWPDLLARLDVARQCVSRHWNAVLTEAGDA, encoded by the coding sequence ATGTCGGCGGTGGACGACGCGGTCGCGCGTGCCGAAGCGGCGTCGCCGTTCCTGCGGCAACTGATCGTTACACATGCCGACATTGTTGCGGCGGCGCGGGTCGATCCGGACGCGGCGCTCGCACTGGCGGCTGAACCGGGGGAGGGCGATACCGCCCGGCAATTGCGCCGGATGCGCGGACGGCATTTGCTGGCTATTGCGCTCGCCGACTTGTCGGGGGCGTGGCCGCTCGAAACATCGGTCGGTGCCCTCAGCGATTTCGCCGACCGGGCGCTCGACATCGCCATTGCCGAGGCGATCCGGGGCCATGTCCCGGATGCCACGGTGCAGGGGCTGGCGGTGATTGCGCTCGGCAAGCACGGCAGCCGCGAGCTCAACTACAGTTCCGATATCGATCCGATCTTCATCTACGATCCCGCAACATTGCCCCACCGGGCACGCGAGGAACCCGGCGAGGCGGCGGTGCGGATCGTGCGCCGCGTGGTCGACCTGTTACAGACGCGCGACGGCGACGGCTTTGTGTTCCGTGTCGATCTCCGTCTGCGTCCGGCATGCGAAGCGACGCCCATCGCGCTACCGGTCGATGCCGCTGTCGCCCATTATGAATCGAGCGCGCTGGCATGGGAGCGTGCGGCATTCATTCGCGCGCGCGCAGCGGCGGGCGATGTCGGTCTGGGGCAGCGCTTTCTCGACACGATCCAGCCGTTCGTTTGGCGGCGCAGTCTCGATTTCGGGGCCATCGGCGACCTGCGCGCGCTGACCCGCTCGATCCGCAGCCATCACAAGGGGCAGATGTTCGGGCCCGGCTACGACCTGAAGCGCGGACGCGGCGGCATCCGCGAAGTCGAGTTTTATGCGCAAATCCACCAGCTGATCCACGGCGGGCGCGATCCGGCGTTGCGCGACGGGGCAACGCTTCCGGCATTGTCTGCGCTGGCCAAGGCCGGGTGGATCGGCGGGGATGAGGCTGCGATGCTCGGCGACGCTTACCGCCTATACCGGACCATCGAGCACAGGTTGCAGATGATCGACGACCGCCAGACGCACAGCCTGCCCGTCGACCAGGCGGCACTCGACGATGTGGCACGGCTGCATGGCCTTGCGGCTGGCGACGAGCTGCTCGACCTGTTGCGCGGACCGGTCGCCGCCGTCGGTGAGGCCTATGATGCCCTCGACGGCGAGACAGAGGGGAGGCCGACATCCGATACTACCGGCGGTGCGGAGCTTGCCGGCTTTGCCGACCCTGAAGCAGCGGCGGCACGGATCGAGCGCTGGCGATCGGGAGGGGTGCGGGCGATCCGCAGTCCTGCAGCTGTCAGTGCGTTCGAGGAATTGCTGCCGGACATCCTCGCCGATCTGGCCCGTGCGCCCGATCCCGATGCGGCATTGGCGCGGCTCGACATCGTGCTCGGACGGCTGTCGAGCGGGATCAACCTGTTCCGCCTGCTCGACGCACAACCGGCGGTGCGTGCATTGCTCGTCGATATCCTGAGCCACGCGCCGACGCTCGCCGATGCGCTGGCGCTCCAGCCTGCGCTGATCGACCGGCTCATCGACCGGACCGCGTTGGGACCGGTGCCTGGCACTACCGCCCTGGCTGTCGAAATGGCGTCGGGGCGGGCGACCGACACCGAAACGCTGCTCGACCGTGTCCGCCATATCGTCGGCGAATACCGCTTCGCGCTCGGCACCCAGATTGTCGAGGGTGCCAGCGACCCTATCGATGTCGCGGCAGGATACGGGCGGCTGGCCGAAGCCGCCATTGCCGTGGTCGCCGACCGCATCATCGCCGATTTCGAGGCGGCGCATGGGCGCGTTACGGGATGCGAGTTCGTCATCTTCGCGCTGGGGCGGATGGGCGGTGGGTTGCTTACCCATGCCTCCGACCTCGATCTGGTCTATTTGTTCACGGGCGATTTTTCGGGCGAGTCCGATGGTGCGCGTCCGCTGGGGGCAACGCATTATTTCAACCGGCTCGGCCAGCGACTAACGGCGGCGCTGTCGGTGCCGACGGCGGCGGGCGGGCTGTACGAGATCGACACGCGGCTGCGTCCGTCAGGGACGCAGGGGCCGCTGGTGACGACCGTCGAATCCTTAGCCCGATACCAGCGCGAGTCGGCGTGGACATGGGAGCATATGGCGCTGGCTCGGGCACGGCCCGTTTATGGATCGGCGGCGGCGCGAGCGGCGCTGGCCGACATCGTCACCGCCACGCTGCGCCAGCCGCGCGATCGGGCGGTGCTGCTCGCCGATGTCGTCAAGATGCGTGGCGACATCGCAACGCATAAGCCGCCCGCCGGACCATTCGATGTGAAGCTGGGCACCGGCGGTCTGGTCGATCTCGAATTCGCCGTGCATTTTGCTCAACTGGCGAACGGCGCCGGGCTGTCGCCGGATTTGCGTGTGGCGATCGACGCGCTGGCAGTGACAGGACTGGTCGAACCGGCGCTGGGCGAAGCGCATGATTTGCTGACCCGGTTGCTGGTGACCCTTCGGCTCGTCGCCCCCGATCTCGGCGAGCCAGTGCCTGCCAGCCGCGATCTCGTTGCGCGGGCGTGCGGGGCGACCGAATGGCCCGATCTGCTTGCCCGACTCGACGTGGCACGGCAGTGCGTATCGCGGCACTGGAATGCCGTGCTGACCGAAGCGGGAGACGCGTGA